One part of the Alistipes onderdonkii genome encodes these proteins:
- a CDS encoding ArnT family glycosyltransferase, giving the protein MKASLKKIYASLGADGLVVLWLGVWWVCNLLQAGFSELANDEAYYHMFAENLAWGYFDHPPMTALLVWLGEHLFGGELGVRFFFTVLQPLYLYILWRIIRPADADRRDAALFVVLSASTLMLQLYGFIAVPDGPLMMTTALFLLTFKRFSENRRWAWLWMGVAMALMAYSKYHGALVVLFTLAVTPPRVFLRPTLYLSGAVALLLLVPHFMWQAGHDWASFAYHLAGRNSVFRLNYVAEYLLNLLVIFNPFFVPLYVKAWIAVKPQSAVARALKFIPVAFIVFFLLSTFRGYVQPQWVIVAVFGLIYTLFTYARRHPRTRRYLMCAGLATILLAGLVRLEMIFNPLGLRFEVFDNPASYGRIAGIAGGRPVIFRHGYAVAAKYAFYTGEEAYCQPNIRYRTHQWQFRDDDTRFAGHEVLVETPYDGADTTGRVRSVVLPNGKRFTWFVDPHFHPTRLVDITFTGLPEQVAAGDTLRLTLRISNPYPYEIGVCGDRALVMLWKHGRFRVEEFDTGEHFEIPAGDTITREMRFVVPGQLSGADFDAGFALRREGYTNWFNGKPLRTEVVAP; this is encoded by the coding sequence ATGAAGGCATCGCTCAAAAAGATTTATGCTTCGCTCGGCGCCGACGGCCTGGTGGTTTTGTGGCTCGGCGTATGGTGGGTGTGCAACCTCCTGCAGGCCGGTTTCTCCGAACTGGCCAACGACGAGGCGTACTACCATATGTTCGCCGAAAACCTCGCCTGGGGATATTTCGACCATCCGCCGATGACCGCCTTGCTGGTCTGGCTCGGAGAGCACCTTTTCGGGGGCGAACTGGGCGTGCGGTTTTTCTTCACGGTGCTGCAACCGCTCTACCTTTATATTTTGTGGCGTATAATCCGTCCCGCGGATGCCGACCGGCGCGATGCGGCGCTCTTCGTCGTCCTCTCGGCCTCGACGCTGATGTTGCAGCTCTACGGCTTTATCGCCGTGCCCGACGGCCCGCTGATGATGACCACCGCGCTGTTCCTGCTGACATTCAAGCGGTTCTCCGAAAACCGCCGTTGGGCATGGCTCTGGATGGGGGTTGCCATGGCGCTGATGGCTTACAGCAAATATCACGGGGCGTTGGTCGTGCTCTTCACGCTTGCGGTGACCCCCCCCCGTGTGTTCCTGCGTCCGACCCTATATCTCAGCGGTGCGGTAGCGCTGTTGCTGCTCGTGCCGCATTTCATGTGGCAGGCCGGGCACGACTGGGCCTCGTTTGCCTACCATCTGGCGGGGCGTAATTCGGTCTTCCGGCTCAATTATGTCGCCGAATACCTGCTCAACCTGCTGGTGATTTTCAATCCCTTCTTCGTGCCGCTGTACGTGAAGGCTTGGATCGCCGTGAAGCCGCAGAGCGCCGTCGCACGTGCGCTGAAGTTTATCCCCGTGGCGTTCATCGTCTTTTTCCTGCTCTCGACATTCCGCGGCTACGTGCAGCCCCAATGGGTGATCGTCGCCGTTTTCGGTCTGATCTATACGCTTTTTACCTATGCCCGCCGGCATCCCCGCACACGGCGTTACCTGATGTGTGCCGGGCTGGCGACCATCCTCCTTGCCGGTCTGGTGCGCCTCGAAATGATCTTCAATCCGCTGGGTCTGCGTTTCGAGGTCTTCGACAATCCTGCCAGCTACGGCCGGATCGCCGGGATCGCCGGCGGCCGCCCCGTCATTTTCCGCCATGGCTATGCCGTCGCGGCCAAATACGCCTTTTATACCGGGGAGGAGGCCTACTGCCAGCCCAATATCCGTTACCGTACGCACCAGTGGCAGTTCCGCGATGACGATACGCGCTTCGCGGGACACGAGGTGCTGGTCGAAACGCCTTACGACGGGGCGGATACCACGGGCCGCGTCCGGAGCGTCGTGTTGCCCAACGGCAAACGCTTCACGTGGTTTGTCGACCCGCATTTCCATCCGACGCGCCTTGTGGATATTACCTTTACGGGGCTGCCCGAACAGGTCGCCGCGGGCGATACGCTGCGTTTGACGCTGCGGATATCGAATCCTTACCCCTATGAGATCGGGGTCTGCGGGGACAGGGCGCTCGTGATGCTTTGGAAGCACGGCCGCTTCCGTGTCGAGGAATTCGATACGGGGGAGCACTTCGAGATCCCGGCCGGGGATACAATCACGCGCGAGATGCGGTTCGTCGTCCCGGGGCAACTCTCCGGCGCCGATTTCGATGCCGGTTTCGCCCTGCGCCGCGAAGGGTACACGAATTGGTTTAACGGAAAACCCCTCCGCACGGAGGTCGTCGCACCATGA
- a CDS encoding polyprenol monophosphomannose synthase yields MRKLVIIPTYNEKENISAMIDKVFSLPEAFEMLVIDDGSPDGTAAIVKKRQQEFPATLHLLERSGKQGLGTAYLTGFRWGLDNGFDYICEMDCDFSHNPDDLVRLYQAAAEGNDVVVGSRYVQGVNVVNWPMSRLLMSYFASMYVRIVTRMPLRDATAGFVCYSRHALETIDLDAVKMKGYGFQIEMKYSAWRLGLKLKEVSIIFVERREGTSKMSGGIFREAFFGVLGLPFRSIRSAKNK; encoded by the coding sequence ATGCGCAAACTGGTAATTATCCCGACATACAACGAGAAAGAGAATATTTCGGCGATGATCGACAAGGTCTTCTCGCTGCCCGAGGCTTTCGAAATGCTCGTCATCGACGACGGTTCGCCCGACGGCACCGCAGCGATCGTCAAAAAGCGCCAGCAGGAATTCCCTGCGACGCTGCACCTGCTGGAACGCAGCGGCAAGCAGGGGCTGGGCACAGCCTATCTGACGGGGTTCCGCTGGGGACTGGACAACGGGTTCGACTATATCTGCGAAATGGACTGCGACTTCTCGCACAATCCCGACGATCTGGTACGGCTGTACCAGGCTGCGGCCGAAGGGAACGACGTGGTGGTCGGTTCGCGTTACGTGCAGGGCGTGAACGTCGTGAACTGGCCGATGTCGCGTCTGCTGATGTCCTACTTCGCTTCGATGTACGTACGCATCGTGACCCGCATGCCCCTGCGCGATGCGACGGCGGGGTTCGTCTGCTACTCGCGCCATGCGCTGGAGACGATCGACCTCGACGCCGTGAAGATGAAGGGATACGGCTTCCAGATCGAGATGAAATACTCGGCATGGCGGCTGGGACTGAAACTCAAGGAGGTGTCGATCATTTTCGTCGAACGCCGCGAGGGCACCTCGAAGATGAGCGGCGGCATTTTCCGCGAAGCGTTCTTCGGCGTGCTGGGACTTCCGTTTCGTTCGATCAGGAGCGCGAAAAACAAGTGA
- a CDS encoding GtrA family protein encodes MIQQFIKFCVVGGSGVFVDFGVTYLCKEWLRLNKYLANSLGFLCASTSNYVLNRIWTFHNENPDIAGQYLRFLGIAAVGLMVNNLTIYLLHERWKLNFYLAKLFAIGVVTFWNFFMNYFFTF; translated from the coding sequence ATGATCCAGCAGTTCATCAAATTCTGTGTCGTCGGCGGTTCGGGGGTCTTCGTCGATTTCGGGGTCACCTACCTCTGCAAAGAGTGGCTGCGCCTGAACAAGTACCTGGCCAATTCGCTGGGGTTCCTCTGTGCATCGACCTCGAACTATGTCCTGAACCGCATCTGGACGTTCCATAATGAAAACCCCGACATTGCCGGGCAATACCTCCGTTTCCTCGGTATCGCGGCAGTCGGGCTTATGGTCAACAACCTCACGATCTATCTGTTGCATGAACGCTGGAAGCTGAATTTCTACCTGGCTAAATTGTTTGCCATCGGGGTCGTCACCTTCTGGAACTTCTTCATGAACTATTTCTTCACGTTCTGA
- a CDS encoding Gfo/Idh/MocA family protein, with protein sequence MNPIKVGLIGFGRMGGFYLEEMQKSGNWDIVYICDVSPASRELAQRLSPRSKVISDEQIIFNDPEIQVVGLFALADSRPEQIQKAIASGKHVIAEKPIADTVEKEWQTVALAEKAKIFSTVNLYLRNSWYHNTIKDFIAQGEIGELAIIRVCHMTPGLAPGEGHEFEGPSFHDCGMHYVDIARWYAESEFKTWNAQAIRMWDYKDPWWLQCHGTFENGIVFDITQGHVYGQLAEKQTHNSYIDIIGTKGIARMTHDFKTAIVELHGVTQTHRLIQPYGGKNIDVLCKLFAESIESGKRNPSLPSFRDAATASEYAWRFLQDSRQHDLPAIGNLETLQEIRERRRTMSNGYGLLRKRA encoded by the coding sequence ATGAATCCAATTAAAGTCGGTCTGATCGGTTTTGGCAGAATGGGAGGTTTTTACCTCGAGGAGATGCAAAAAAGCGGTAACTGGGATATCGTTTACATCTGTGACGTATCTCCCGCATCACGGGAACTGGCCCAGCGGCTCTCTCCCCGGTCGAAAGTAATATCCGACGAACAAATCATATTCAACGACCCCGAGATTCAGGTGGTCGGGCTGTTCGCACTGGCGGATTCCCGCCCGGAGCAGATTCAGAAAGCAATTGCGAGCGGGAAGCACGTCATCGCCGAGAAACCGATCGCCGACACGGTGGAAAAGGAGTGGCAGACGGTCGCGCTGGCCGAGAAGGCCAAAATCTTCTCGACGGTGAACCTTTACCTGCGCAATTCGTGGTACCACAACACCATCAAGGATTTTATCGCACAGGGCGAGATCGGCGAACTGGCGATCATCCGCGTATGCCACATGACACCGGGGCTGGCACCGGGCGAGGGGCACGAATTCGAGGGCCCGTCGTTCCATGACTGCGGCATGCACTACGTGGACATCGCGCGCTGGTATGCCGAATCGGAATTCAAGACCTGGAACGCACAGGCCATCCGCATGTGGGATTACAAGGATCCGTGGTGGCTCCAGTGCCACGGCACGTTCGAGAACGGCATCGTATTCGACATTACCCAAGGACATGTATACGGACAACTGGCCGAAAAACAGACCCATAATTCATACATCGACATCATCGGCACGAAAGGCATCGCGCGCATGACGCACGATTTCAAGACGGCGATCGTCGAACTGCACGGGGTGACGCAGACGCACCGGCTCATACAGCCCTACGGAGGCAAGAACATCGATGTGCTGTGCAAACTGTTCGCAGAGTCGATCGAAAGCGGGAAACGCAATCCGTCGCTCCCCTCGTTCCGCGACGCCGCCACGGCATCGGAATACGCATGGCGGTTCCTCCAGGATTCGCGGCAGCACGACCTGCCGGCAATCGGAAATCTGGAAACGCTGCAGGAGATTCGCGAACGCCGCCGCACGATGTCGAATGGCTACGGGTTGCTGAGGAAGCGCGCATAA
- a CDS encoding DUF1080 domain-containing protein — MKKVILFSTCIAAAATMAACGGPGAKGKAAADTAAAETKAVPEYTVINNATIDLSGFPQDKDGYYVIFDGKTFNGWRGYGKDHVPSKWTIDNGAIKFNGSGGGEAQDGDGGDLIFTHKFKNFELEVEWKVAKGSNSGIFYLGQEVATTKDGKQRMEPIYISCPEYQVLDNENHPDAKLGVDGNRKSASLYDMIPAVPQNAKPYGEWNKAKIMVYKGTVVHGQNDQNVLEYHLWTPQWTEMLEKSKFSPEKWPLAFELLNNCGGAQREGYIGFQDHGDDVWFRNIRIKVLD, encoded by the coding sequence ATGAAAAAAGTCATTTTATTCTCGACATGCATCGCAGCAGCCGCAACGATGGCGGCATGCGGCGGCCCGGGTGCCAAAGGCAAAGCGGCAGCCGACACGGCAGCGGCAGAAACCAAGGCCGTACCCGAATACACGGTCATCAACAATGCGACAATAGACCTCTCCGGCTTCCCGCAGGACAAGGACGGCTACTACGTGATCTTCGACGGCAAGACGTTCAACGGCTGGCGCGGCTACGGCAAAGACCACGTGCCCTCGAAATGGACGATCGACAACGGCGCGATCAAATTCAACGGTTCGGGCGGCGGTGAAGCCCAGGACGGCGACGGCGGCGACCTGATCTTCACGCACAAGTTCAAGAACTTCGAGCTCGAAGTGGAGTGGAAAGTTGCCAAAGGCAGCAACTCGGGTATCTTCTACCTCGGCCAGGAGGTAGCCACGACCAAGGACGGCAAACAGCGGATGGAGCCCATCTACATCTCCTGCCCCGAGTACCAGGTACTCGACAACGAGAACCATCCCGATGCCAAACTGGGCGTCGACGGCAACCGCAAGTCGGCTTCGCTTTACGACATGATCCCGGCCGTTCCCCAGAACGCCAAGCCCTATGGCGAGTGGAACAAGGCGAAGATCATGGTTTACAAAGGCACCGTGGTACACGGCCAGAACGACCAGAACGTGCTCGAGTACCACCTCTGGACTCCCCAGTGGACGGAGATGCTCGAAAAGAGCAAGTTCAGCCCCGAGAAGTGGCCCCTGGCATTCGAACTGCTGAACAACTGCGGCGGTGCACAGCGCGAAGGTTACATCGGCTTCCAGGATCACGGCGACGATGTATGGTTCCGCAACATCCGCATCAAGGTGCTCGACTAA
- a CDS encoding twin-arginine translocase TatA/TatE family subunit: MNHLLFIGNLGASEIIVIALIVLLLFGGKKIPELMKGLGKGVRSFKEGMNNIENDIENSGTEKSNNENK; encoded by the coding sequence ATGAACCACTTACTGTTTATCGGCAACCTGGGTGCAAGCGAAATCATCGTCATAGCCCTGATCGTACTGCTGCTCTTCGGCGGCAAAAAAATCCCGGAACTGATGAAAGGTCTCGGCAAGGGTGTGCGCAGCTTCAAGGAAGGCATGAACAACATCGAGAACGACATCGAAAACTCGGGTACGGAAAAATCCAACAACGAAAATAAATAG
- a CDS encoding sugar phosphate isomerase/epimerase family protein, protein MKRKLFTAVCILLASAIAPYGAFAKAKKDAKKDIGIQLYSVRDLIGSFGRNQHDYKPVLKALADMGYTSIEAASYNDGKFYGNTPEEFRRDVEAVGMKVLSSHCGKGLSDEELASGDFSESMKWWDQCIAAHKAAGMEYIVTPYLPVPKTLKDMQTYCNYLNAIGKKCREAGIKYGYHNHAHEFQKIEDKAVMLDYMIENTDPENLFIELDVYWAVMGEASPVDYFHKYPGRFKMLHIKDRREIGQSGMVGFDAIFENAKTAGVENIIVEVEQYSYDVEKSVKLSLDYLLKAPFVKASYSK, encoded by the coding sequence ATGAAACGTAAACTGTTTACAGCGGTTTGCATCCTGCTCGCTTCGGCAATTGCTCCCTACGGGGCATTTGCCAAAGCGAAGAAGGACGCAAAGAAGGATATCGGTATCCAGCTCTACTCGGTCAGGGATCTGATCGGGAGTTTCGGAAGAAACCAGCACGACTACAAACCCGTCCTGAAGGCACTCGCCGACATGGGTTACACCAGCATCGAGGCCGCCAGTTACAACGACGGTAAATTCTACGGCAACACCCCCGAGGAGTTCAGGCGCGACGTGGAGGCCGTAGGCATGAAGGTGCTCTCTTCGCACTGCGGCAAAGGCCTCTCCGACGAGGAACTGGCTTCGGGTGACTTCTCCGAGTCGATGAAATGGTGGGATCAGTGCATCGCAGCCCACAAGGCCGCAGGCATGGAGTACATCGTGACCCCGTACCTTCCCGTCCCCAAGACGCTGAAGGACATGCAGACCTACTGCAACTACCTCAACGCGATCGGGAAGAAATGCCGGGAAGCCGGAATCAAATACGGCTACCACAACCACGCCCACGAATTCCAGAAGATCGAGGACAAGGCTGTCATGCTGGACTACATGATCGAAAACACCGACCCTGAAAACCTGTTCATCGAACTGGACGTATACTGGGCCGTGATGGGCGAGGCAAGCCCCGTCGATTACTTCCACAAATACCCCGGCCGCTTCAAGATGCTCCATATCAAGGATCGCCGCGAAATCGGCCAGAGCGGCATGGTCGGATTCGACGCCATCTTCGAGAATGCCAAGACCGCCGGTGTGGAAAACATCATCGTCGAGGTCGAGCAATACAGCTACGATGTCGAGAAGAGTGTCAAACTGAGCCTGGACTACCTGCTCAAGGCACCTTTCGTAAAGGCTTCGTACAGCAAATAA
- a CDS encoding Gfo/Idh/MocA family protein, with protein sequence MSSEMSRRKFLKKGAAAAIGLAVVPGTVLGKKFGHTAPSDKLNILGVGIGGRGSSVLRGLESQNIIGLCDVDWKYADHVFKRYPAAKKYNDYRKMFDEMLKSADAVMVATADHTHAIIAADAMTAGKHVYVEKPLTHTVYESRLLTKLADKYKVATQMGNQGASDEGVRKVCEWIWNGEIGEVRKVETFTDRPIWPQGLARPEDDQRIPKTLNWDSFIGPAPYRPYNAIYTPWNFRGWWDFGTGALGDMACHILHPVFKGLKLGYPTKVQGSSTLLLNESAPMAQTVKFVFPARDNMPKVAMPEVEVYWYDGGLKPARPEGLPAGKDLNMAGGGVIFYGTKDTLICGCYGVNPYLVSGRVPNAPKVLREIKESHQMDWVRACKEDADDRVPSASDFSEAGPFNEMVVMGVLAVRLQNLNRELLWDGPNMRFTNIPDDATISAVIKDGFHIKDGHPTFDKTWTDPVNAQQFAQELIKHTYRDGWKLPDMPR encoded by the coding sequence ATGTCAAGCGAAATGTCAAGGAGAAAGTTCCTGAAAAAAGGAGCTGCTGCCGCGATCGGCTTAGCGGTCGTTCCGGGTACGGTTTTAGGTAAGAAGTTCGGGCACACGGCTCCGAGCGACAAACTCAACATCTTGGGTGTCGGTATCGGCGGCCGCGGCTCGTCGGTGCTCCGCGGCCTCGAAAGCCAGAACATCATCGGCCTGTGCGACGTCGACTGGAAATATGCCGACCACGTGTTCAAGCGCTACCCGGCTGCCAAGAAGTACAACGACTACCGCAAGATGTTCGACGAAATGCTCAAGTCGGCAGACGCCGTGATGGTGGCTACGGCCGACCACACGCACGCGATCATCGCAGCCGATGCGATGACGGCCGGCAAGCACGTCTACGTCGAGAAGCCCCTGACGCATACCGTATACGAATCGCGTCTGCTGACCAAGCTCGCCGACAAATATAAAGTAGCCACCCAGATGGGTAACCAGGGTGCGTCGGACGAGGGTGTGCGCAAGGTCTGCGAATGGATCTGGAACGGAGAGATCGGCGAAGTCCGCAAGGTGGAGACCTTCACCGACCGTCCTATCTGGCCGCAGGGGCTCGCACGTCCCGAGGACGACCAGCGCATCCCCAAGACGTTGAACTGGGACTCTTTCATCGGCCCGGCTCCCTACCGTCCCTACAACGCGATCTACACCCCGTGGAACTTCCGCGGCTGGTGGGATTTCGGTACCGGCGCACTGGGCGATATGGCCTGCCACATCCTTCACCCGGTATTCAAGGGCCTGAAGCTCGGCTATCCGACCAAGGTTCAGGGTAGCTCGACGCTGCTGCTCAACGAATCCGCACCGATGGCGCAGACGGTGAAGTTCGTCTTCCCGGCACGCGACAACATGCCGAAGGTAGCCATGCCCGAGGTAGAGGTATACTGGTACGACGGCGGCCTGAAACCGGCGCGCCCCGAAGGGCTGCCCGCAGGCAAAGACCTGAACATGGCCGGCGGCGGCGTTATTTTCTACGGTACGAAGGATACGCTGATCTGCGGCTGCTACGGCGTGAACCCCTACCTGGTTTCGGGTCGCGTGCCCAACGCACCGAAGGTACTGCGCGAGATCAAGGAGTCGCACCAGATGGACTGGGTACGTGCCTGCAAGGAGGATGCCGACGACCGTGTGCCGAGCGCATCGGACTTCAGCGAAGCCGGCCCGTTCAATGAAATGGTGGTTATGGGTGTGCTGGCAGTCCGCCTGCAGAACCTGAACCGCGAGTTGCTCTGGGACGGCCCCAACATGCGTTTCACGAACATCCCCGATGACGCCACGATCAGTGCCGTCATCAAGGACGGGTTCCACATCAAGGACGGTCACCCGACCTTCGACAAGACCTGGACGGATCCGGTCAACGCACAGCAATTCGCACAGGAGCTCATCAAGCACACCTACCGCGACGGTTGGAAACTGCCCGACATGCCGCGTTAA
- a CDS encoding DUF6377 domain-containing protein, which produces MKLRNSIRPIRLLLLLSGLLALASCRQNETQSLSEYLDYVIENKHIFEAEKEERISRLRNLLGVSNLTPEQEYEINTKLYEEFRKYKLDSAIRYVERNLEIARQLDNKRLTYLSNMYLAQLYSFSGMCVEANQILRSIRSSELPRDLLPVYYEANNRYFQHYATLSSQRSHLHEMNIYRDSLMMVSDPGSFRYRIHLSYKLMGNGKMDEARAILDELLEEVGKDTPLYAETAYAYGCFYRLNKDPEAEKKYFMLSAIADAKSAVKENASFHTLALMYYDQGDLSRAFKYTQAAIEDAVFSNVQFRTTQMSKFYSIINSIYQAKEAKSKSKLQHYLILISVLSLFLVLLFIYVYQQIHKLYRIKEELSRTNGRLMQLNDELHEKNTQLTDSNIIKEQYIARFFDLCSMYIDKLEDYRKSLNKLAQNRQIDELYKQLKSTSMMENELDELYKNFDAIFLNLYPSFVADFNALLVEDERIVLKSEDLLNKELRIYALLRLGITDSVKIASFLRCSLSTVYNYRTKARNKAAISREDFEKMVMRIGVPPENRP; this is translated from the coding sequence ATGAAACTACGAAATTCCATACGTCCGATAAGGTTACTGTTGTTGCTGTCCGGCCTGCTGGCATTAGCGTCGTGCCGGCAGAACGAGACGCAATCCCTCTCGGAATACCTGGACTATGTAATCGAGAACAAGCATATTTTCGAAGCCGAAAAGGAAGAGCGGATCAGCAGGCTGAGGAACCTGCTGGGCGTAAGCAACCTGACCCCGGAACAGGAATACGAGATCAATACGAAGCTGTACGAAGAATTCAGGAAATACAAGCTGGATTCGGCCATCCGCTACGTCGAACGGAACCTCGAAATCGCCAGGCAGCTGGACAACAAAAGGCTGACCTACCTGTCGAACATGTACCTCGCCCAGCTCTACTCTTTTTCGGGCATGTGCGTCGAGGCGAACCAGATACTCCGCTCCATCCGATCGTCCGAACTCCCGCGCGACCTGCTTCCCGTCTACTACGAGGCCAACAACCGTTATTTCCAGCACTATGCCACGCTGAGCAGCCAGCGCAGCCACCTGCACGAAATGAATATCTACCGGGACTCGCTGATGATGGTTTCCGACCCGGGATCGTTCCGGTACAGGATACACCTGAGCTACAAACTCATGGGAAACGGCAAGATGGACGAAGCCAGGGCGATCCTCGACGAGTTGCTGGAAGAGGTCGGCAAGGACACGCCGCTCTACGCGGAGACGGCCTATGCCTACGGCTGTTTCTACCGGCTGAACAAAGACCCGGAGGCGGAAAAGAAATATTTCATGCTCTCGGCGATCGCCGATGCGAAGAGCGCGGTGAAGGAGAACGCCTCGTTCCACACGCTGGCTCTGATGTACTACGACCAGGGCGATCTTTCGCGGGCTTTCAAGTACACGCAGGCGGCCATCGAAGATGCGGTCTTCAGCAACGTGCAGTTCCGCACGACCCAGATGTCGAAGTTCTATTCGATCATCAACTCGATCTACCAGGCCAAGGAGGCCAAGTCCAAATCCAAGTTGCAGCACTACCTGATCCTGATCAGCGTCCTGTCGCTGTTCCTCGTGCTGCTGTTCATCTACGTTTATCAGCAGATACACAAGCTGTACCGCATCAAGGAGGAGCTGTCGCGGACGAACGGGCGCCTGATGCAGCTCAACGACGAACTGCATGAGAAAAACACGCAGCTCACCGATTCGAACATCATCAAGGAACAGTACATAGCGAGGTTCTTCGACCTCTGTTCGATGTATATCGACAAACTGGAGGACTACCGCAAATCGCTGAACAAACTGGCGCAGAACCGGCAGATCGACGAGTTATACAAACAGCTGAAATCCACGTCGATGATGGAGAACGAGCTGGATGAACTGTATAAGAATTTCGACGCCATATTCCTGAACCTCTACCCGTCGTTCGTCGCGGATTTCAACGCCCTGCTGGTCGAGGACGAACGGATCGTGCTCAAGTCGGAAGACCTGCTGAACAAGGAACTCCGGATTTACGCCCTGCTGCGGCTGGGCATCACCGACAGCGTCAAGATCGCCTCGTTCCTGCGATGCTCGCTGAGCACCGTATATAACTACCGCACCAAAGCCCGGAACAAGGCCGCAATATCGCGTGAGGACTTCGAAAAAATGGTCATGCGGATCGGTGTGCCGCCCGAAAACAGGCCTTGA
- a CDS encoding AraC family transcriptional regulator, which yields MGTVTCGQIFKGASRSFTYRHERLWYRDEFPYHQHPEYEITVVLSGGGRRVTNDFTEPFREGEIVVLPPYFPHGWVYDKALCAPDGMIENGSLQFGEEFLVQLSQLSPEFQPVVGFYKELRQAIGITGETAARVRKLLAGLERSSDPEQFVTLLQLLFLIAQDGHYRPIGPGKFRGARIHKNKQRLQAVYKYIVENYHRKITLEEIASYASMNKTAFCLFFKKATNESFVAYLNVFRLQMACTMLTRSSKNISEICYAVGFTDIPYFNRAFKQRYGVSPTQYRASMRNAPQAEGQGI from the coding sequence ATGGGGACTGTTACATGCGGACAAATATTCAAGGGAGCCTCCCGCTCTTTCACTTACCGCCACGAAAGGCTGTGGTACCGGGATGAATTCCCGTATCACCAACATCCCGAATACGAGATTACGGTGGTGCTGAGCGGCGGCGGGCGGCGGGTGACCAACGACTTTACGGAACCCTTCCGCGAGGGGGAGATCGTCGTATTGCCGCCCTATTTCCCGCATGGCTGGGTCTATGACAAGGCATTGTGCGCCCCCGACGGGATGATCGAAAACGGTTCGCTGCAATTCGGCGAGGAGTTTCTGGTGCAGCTGTCGCAGCTCTCGCCCGAGTTCCAGCCCGTCGTAGGGTTCTATAAGGAGTTGCGCCAGGCGATCGGGATTACCGGCGAAACGGCGGCCAGGGTGCGTAAATTGCTGGCGGGCCTCGAACGCAGTTCCGACCCCGAACAGTTCGTGACGTTGCTGCAATTGCTTTTCCTGATCGCTCAGGACGGGCATTACCGCCCCATCGGGCCCGGGAAATTCCGCGGAGCCAGGATCCATAAGAACAAGCAGCGCCTGCAGGCCGTTTACAAGTACATCGTCGAGAATTACCACCGTAAGATAACCCTCGAGGAGATCGCGTCCTATGCCTCGATGAACAAGACGGCCTTCTGTCTGTTTTTCAAGAAGGCGACCAATGAGTCGTTTGTCGCTTATCTGAATGTCTTTCGGTTGCAGATGGCCTGTACGATGCTGACCCGCTCTTCCAAGAACATTTCCGAAATCTGCTATGCAGTGGGTTTTACGGACATTCCCTATTTCAACCGGGCATTCAAGCAGCGTTACGGCGTTTCACCGACGCAGTACCGGGCTTCGATGCGGAATGCACCTCAGGCGGAGGGGCAGGGCATCTGA
- the tatC gene encoding twin-arginine translocase subunit TatC, which yields MEEKEMTFWAHLEDLRWTLVRVVAVLFVFVVVCFCLMPYLFDNFVLAPTTSDFPLYRWLSKLGGGNPLLPDFSNDHFSVELININVASQFLTHISTSFWFALVLIFPYLTFEIWRFVQPALFDNEKKSVGMAFAFGTFMFFLGCAVGYFLVFPFTFRFLTEYQLSPLITNQISLTSYMGNFLMLIFVMGIVFELPLLAWLLSKLGLVTKTFFRQYRKHAVVVLLVLSAVITPTGDPFTLMIVFLPLYLLYELSIKIVRA from the coding sequence ATGGAAGAAAAGGAAATGACGTTCTGGGCACACCTCGAAGACCTGCGTTGGACGCTGGTACGCGTGGTCGCCGTCTTATTCGTGTTCGTTGTCGTCTGTTTCTGCCTCATGCCCTATCTGTTCGACAATTTCGTACTGGCTCCCACCACGTCCGATTTCCCGCTTTACAGATGGCTGTCGAAACTGGGAGGCGGCAATCCGCTGCTCCCCGATTTCAGCAACGACCACTTCTCGGTAGAACTCATCAACATCAACGTTGCCTCGCAGTTCCTGACGCACATCAGCACCTCGTTCTGGTTTGCACTGGTGCTGATATTCCCCTACCTGACGTTCGAAATATGGCGGTTTGTACAACCGGCCTTGTTCGACAACGAAAAGAAGAGCGTCGGGATGGCATTCGCATTCGGGACATTCATGTTCTTCCTCGGATGTGCGGTCGGTTACTTCCTGGTCTTCCCCTTCACGTTCCGGTTCCTGACCGAATACCAGCTGAGCCCGCTGATCACGAACCAGATCTCGCTGACTTCCTACATGGGTAATTTCCTGATGCTCATTTTCGTAATGGGTATCGTCTTCGAGCTGCCGCTGCTGGCATGGTTGCTTTCGAAACTGGGGCTCGTGACAAAAACATTCTTCCGGCAATACCGGAAACATGCCGTAGTCGTCCTGCTGGTGCTCTCCGCGGTCATCACCCCGACGGGCGACCCGTTCACGCTGATGATCGTCTTCCTGCCGCTTTACCTGCTCTATGAGCTGAGTATAAAGATTGTCCGGGCATAA